In the Ranitomeya imitator isolate aRanImi1 chromosome 2, aRanImi1.pri, whole genome shotgun sequence genome, GTGCACCTGCAAAGCAAAGCCTACTGCCTGCCTCCCCAGAAGCCAGTGGAAAGTGCTGCAGATGCTGGATACAGCAGGTATCTGGGTACAACAAAATATTGTCCCTCAGCACTAATGATCTGGTCACttgtttcctagaaaaaatcaaccatatGTCAGGACATTTTCATACAGTCCCATCAGAGCCTAGATCTCTTTTCCtctcgcacctcaagctcactgttGAACCTGTTGCAGAAGAAGTTACCAGGCTCTTGGCTTCTTCTCTCCCTACATCATGCATCAATGACCTTATTCCCTCACATCTTTGTCTTTCACCCCGGCTGTGATTACCTACCTAACTAAAATATTGACAGTCTTTCTTCTGGTAACTGCCCTCTTCATTCAAGCATGCCATCATAATCCCTCTactaaaaaaaaagacaaaaaaataaaaaccatcCCTTGACCAGAAGTTCGCTGTTAAGTATAGACATGTCTcaccttcccttcatctctaaactcctagaACGCCAGGTCTGCTCctatctaatccgctatctctcagatcactCTGTTCTTCACCCTTTACAATccagtttctgctctttacactctctaCTGATTCTGCCCTCCCTAAAGTCTCTAGTGATCTACCACCTAAATCTAATGGTCCCTGCtggttctcctggatctctctgcagcattggaCACAGTGGATATACTCCTCTCTATCGACCTcagggacaccgttctctcctggttctcctcctacctctctgacccctccgtgttttttttttttttttgcaggttctTATTCCTTTAATCTTCCTCTTTATTATAAAGGTTACTTAATCTCAGTCCTCTTCTCTATATACACCACCCCTATTGGACGAACCCCTATTGGACGATCAATCCACggatttggtttccagtatcatctctcTTTTTTTGAATCTGATAACTTTTTATTAATATTTTcccaaaaaaaatccagaaatcaaAATTCAGAACAAAACTCcctcccctctcctccccccctCTACAACATTCAATTATAGTTGCTGGAAAAAAATGGGATAAACGTTGATTTATTCTGCTCTGCTTAATAACTGAAGATTTGGGCGTGTTAAAATGAAATTTGGTTTTATTGAATGCGTTTCGAAGTACTGAGACTCTGCTTCATCAGGAAATGCCACAAATTATAGCTGCTGAGAAGACCTAAATATCCATTAGTTGTCTTTTTGGCTAAGTTCACACGGagattttttgttgcgtttttataatgctttttttaaatctaattttcagttgttttacagtaCCACCAAAGCCTATGCAcacgcattgtttttttttttttttttgtcatcaagattttgtgctttgcatgttttgggagtacatagagcatgtcacttctttcagcggtttttccattgacttgaatgggtggtgaaaaaaacgcaggtatcgtcttttgctgctttttttgtgccaaaacctgattctatgggataggactttttttttttttcaacactaatcagcatgcacaagagacaaatctagcatgcgaaaaatgcataaaaaaaacgctgccaaaccaccccccccccccccccccaaggaaaacCTGCTTCAAATCAGGTTTTGCTGTTGAAAAAAAGCCTattgtgaacttaccctaacaggTAACACTCACTCATGTTACCTCCAtctccttaatgacagccaatacgtcttttaactgaccttagatataagagaatggcctcatacaggtgacaatccagcagctgtccgctgtacattatagctgacaacttgctgcatcagcgatgatcagtgtttgcaccgtccatatctgtttaaccccttagatgctgctgtcaatagtgactacatcattatgaatggttaacagtgtgggggctaccTCTTTGTCCAAActtgtgccctcagatcatgattttgtggtcctgatgtttgccatggcaattcacgaccaaatcgcggccttagagtctgacggctgtagtaatctgttcagaagttagagacatttaggtggtaaaaatacacattttcatttctgtcataccactttgcattaattcctgtaaagcacctgaagggttaataaactacctgacagcagttttcaatttgtctaggggtgctgttttgaaaatggtatcatgtttgggggtttcccaatatataggacccctaaagtcacttcaaacatggataggtccctaaaaaaataaatgttgtaaatttccttgaaaaaatgaaaaattgctgctacattttgaaACCTCCCAAAATGCtaaagaaataaaaacattttacaaatggtgctgatgtaaagcaaacatgagggaaatgttatttattaatgttttcctgtggtatgaccatctggattaaagggataatcattcaaatttagaaaattgctaatttttttacatttttctcaaatttttgatattttttttttttgtttcaataatttttatttgaaAGATATCACAAAAATCTCCCAACATAGGAGTATCAAATGTACATAAATCATACAAATATCAACAGTATCGTGGTGTTGTAAGAAGGAGTTATTAATGTTGAGTAACTTAAGACAAGACGAGGACAAGACAGACACAAAGGGGGTTATGCTCAGAATCATGAACAATATATAACCTCTCTATAAAATTACGAAATATTTTTTCGCAACAACAATCATCAGACAGACTTCAACACCAGCTATATCAGGTGTTTTCATTCCTCCGCAGAGGCAGAAAGGAGTTAGTGCCTCACGGGGAAAGGGTGAGAGCCAACTTCACTCGATCATCCGGAAATAGTTCCAGCCATGGCGTCCAGATTTGAAAGAAGGAGTTCCAGCCATCAGTCCTCGTTGCCTGGATGCGTTCATATATCATGATAGTGTTCATTCTATCTTTGACCTGAGATACCGAGAGCGTAGGAGACCTCCATTTTGATGCTATATGTATTTTGGTCGCCATTCCCAACAGTACCACCAGTCTGTGTAGATTTTTGGACAAACCCTGCGGTTTTAGTCCTAGAAGGAAGGTCAATGGGTTCATTGATGTCTCTTTTCCATACATCCTGTCTACCAAAAGCTTTACCTCCTGCCAAAGGTCAGATACCACCGGGCAGGTCCACCAAATGTGTACCATATCTCCATGTGCGTCACAGCCCCTAAAACATTTGTCGGAGACTTGAGGATATATGGCATGCAGCCTCGTGGGAACTAGGTATGTTCTATGTAGAACTCTGAGGGAAGTCTcaaccagagacacctggtgggagCCTCTTGATAAGGCATTACAACAGCTCTGCCACTCCCCCAGCGAGATATCAAACCCCAGGTCCTCCTCCCACTGTTGCATAAATTTAAGCTTTTTCTCTTCCTGTATGTTAGCAAAGGAAGAGTATAAGTAAGAGATGGCCCCCCCACCCAATGGGTCAGTAGAACATTTTTGTTCAAATCCAGTGAGTCGGAAAGGTTTCCCACTCGATACATATTTTCTAGCAAAATCAAAGATTTGGTTAATACGGAATGCTTCTCTAACTGGCGGATCATATTTTTGAATGAACTCTTGTTTAGATAGGACTATGTTTAACGGGGAGCAGAGGTGTTTTATTGTGGTTATTCCTCTTAGATTCCACCAAGAGAAGGACTGGGGGTCAAGACCCGGGGGGAAGACCGGGTTGCAAAATAATGAATTTAGTGGCGTGTTCTTGGTTTGTAGCTCATTCTTAAATCTCTCCTTTCTCCAGAGGAGCAGAGACTGAGCCGCAAAAGGCGACAAATTAGTGATATATTTAGGGAGCTTAGCTTCAGTCCACAGTAGGCCCATCAGTGAGTAAGGTTTCAATAGAAATGACTCCAACTGGACCCATCTAGGTTTATCAACGGTTGTGCAAATTCTAGTTAGTTGGGCAATTTGGGCCGCTTTGAAATAATGTATGAAATTGGGTAAGGAGAATCCTCCTTTTTTCCGGTGAATTAACATGATCTGTTGTTTGATCCTAGGTTTTTTCCCTTGCCATATAAATTTAGAAACCATAGAATGTATATCGTGTAATACTCTCGATGGGACTGGAATGGGGAGGGAGCGGAACAGGTATAGGAACCTTGGGAGGGAGACCATTTTTATGGCATTTATTCTGCCTAACCATGAAAGTGTCAATGACGACCATTTAGTCAGGTCTCGTTGGAAATTCTTTATAAGGGGGGTATAGTTCCATTTATATAAGGTAGATttgttatttttgatatttttaataaataaacacaaaacttattgacctaaatttaccattatcataaagtataatgtgtcatgaaaaaataatctcaaaatcactgggatttgttgaagcgttgcagagttattaccagataaaataacactggtcagatttcaaaaatttggctctgtcactaaggggttaaaaacctccCCAGAATCTGACATTTGAggacctcactcctcctgtaactggtcAACTATGTTTTGCTTTGTGAGTTGTCTccttgcttaattgtaaagtgctgtggaatatgttggtgctatataaataaaattgtcATTTATGCATGTATATAGCTGTTAACAGGTTAGATGTGAGATGTATGTGCAGCGTAATAATCATGATGAGACATTTATTGCATAGTGGAAGTTCTTCATATTCCTGTGGGACTTTGTGTTGCCATTCTTTAATTTCAAGACCCCCTGCTTGCTGTCATTAAAAAGGAGAATCCTCGCAtgcatccctttttttttttttttttgctcatggaTGTCTCTTGAAATATTGTCTGTGTTACTTGGGATGTAaatatgaataattttttttttttttcccctttaagaAATGAAATGTCTTACTGCTCCTCAAGGGAGAGGTCAGATGCAGTGCATGCCCACCAAGAAGCTTTAGCAGAAAGAGGCGAGGAATATCTCACTGGCAGTTATGAGAAGTCTGCAGGAAACTTCAGTAGCTGCATCTCCCCACGAGGCCAGGACTGTTCATACCCGCATCTAGAAAGTGCCGCAGATTCTGCTGTCAGTCGGGCTCCGATGAGCTGCGCGCAGTGTAGATCGTCAGAGTTTATGAATGAGAAGAAGCCTCAGTTTAATGGCTGGGGGTACGTGCACCATCAGAAGTCCTCTGATACCTCAAGTAGTGCAGAAGAAGATAAGGAAGAGCAGAATGTGggttgtgaagcatggaggaaggaaGACCGAGGCAGCCAGGACTCTACTGGTGGTGCAGACTGGAGGAATGAGTCCACCACCAACTCCCCACAGGCACACTCTGAGCACCTGGGAAGGAGTCGTCGCACTGGTCCTATAAAGAAACCGGTGCTCAAAGCGCTTAAGGTGGAGGAGAAGGAGCTGGAGAAAAGCAAACTTGAATCCAAGGAGCCAGTAAAAACCATAAAGGAGAAGCTTCTGGCAAAGCCTGAGAGCACAGCAAAGCTGGAGCCTGCTCCTATAAGCTCCTCGTCAAGCTCTACAACTGAGGAGAAGCCACAACTTACTGTCAACGATTCGGAAAAAAATCCCCAAGAGAAGGTGGAGAAAGCATGGGGCATGAAGTCATCTACTCGTGAATCAAACACAGCTTCCCAAACCAAAAGGAGCAACTGGATATTTATTGATGAAGAGCAGGCTTTTGGGGGTAGAACCCATGGCCGTGGAAGAGGCAGAGGGTTCAGAGACTTTACGTTCCGAGGCCGAGGTTCGACCGGCCCTTATAATGGTCAGAGGGTTAACAGAGGCAGAGGGCTCCGAGAATTTAACCCCACTGAGGATTtccgaaatagggtcccccgaaggCGCGGTGTTAGTGAAACGCACAGTGAAGGGTCCGAATATGAGGAGCTCCCCAAACGCAGACGTCAGCGGGGGTCAGAAAACGAAAGCATTGTGGAAAGAGAAGCCGATGACACGAGGAAAGGAGACTTCCAAGATTCCTGGCGCTCCAATAGAAATTACTCTGACGAGTCGAATAGTATAGACTCTAAATCCAGGGCCCCGAGGGCTTTTGGGAGGTCTCTTCCTCCCAGACTTAGCAACAGTTATAGCAGGCGGCCCTTCATATCCAAGGAGTCTTCACACTGGAGTGCCAAGTCTGGGGGGTCGAACTGGCAAGAGTATAGCATACCCTCAGACTCCTATGTCATGCGGCATAATGCCGACAGAGAGCATGGAAATGACTACAGCTACTCCGACTCCTTCCATCACAGGAGAGGATTCGATGAAACCCAAGGAGATGATCGACGGACATTTTTCCAAGACGAATATTCAGATCGGGAGAGTCTGGATAAAAGATCATTTGTGAGGAGACGACCTCCTCGTCAAGATAAACCCCCAAGATTTCGACGCCTCAGGCAGGAGAGGGAATCTGCCGGGCACTGGAGCAGTGAGGAGATTGGGAGCATTATGAACAGCCATGAGCACTGGCAGACCCGTCCAAGGATGCCGCTTACCGAAAGATCGGGGCCACCTGCCAGGCGTTCTCCTGACCACTGTTACCACAACTCAGAACATGTGAACGAGGATTGGGAAACTGCATCAGAGAGCAGTGACTTCAGCGAGAAGAGGCCTGGAGAGGTGGATGGGGATGGAAATCTTTCCGGAAACTGCTTTTCCGAGAAAAGAGAACTGTCCAAAAGGAGCTTCTCCAGCCAAAGACCCCTAGTGGACCGACGCAAGGCAGAATCTTCTGGGTATGATGAGAAGCCATCAAGGGTCGGAGGGAGCTCTCGGGACTATCAGCAAAACCCATCTTCTGGGAAGACCAGGTAAACTGGGTCTACAAAGCCAGATGGTGTTAGTGGGGGTTAGGTGAAGTTGGGTTTCGTACAGTTGACATTTCTCAACTCCCCAGACAGATTATTAAAGGGGTATTAAACATTTATCGCATGGCCACAGGACACAAATATCGGATGGATGATGGCGCTTAGCTCTGCTTCcttcttacatttttttttccccccttctatCCTTAAAGTCGCTGCTCTGAAGACTCTTACACACAAGATGGCAGCCACCACCGCTATGGGTTAGAAAGGTCTTCTCAGTGCGATATCGCAGAATGCAAGAAGTCAGAGCGAGATTCCAGGCCGGCAGGGCTAAAAGTGGGCGAGAAATCGGAAACTATGACTGCCTTTGAACTGAAATATGGAGGTAGATATGATCTTTGTTCTGTGTGACTTGCAGACAATATGAGATTTGTCATTAATGTTGCTGCTGCCTCCAGACTCCGTTATTGAGGATGATGTTGATCTGGGTGGAGAGCCTTATTCAGACATGACCAATAAACCACGACGAGCTCTGGATAAAGATCGTAGGAAAAAAGATCAGATGGTGCAGGTGAGAGATTTGTGTCTCTAGTGTATTCCATAGGACTTTACAGGATATCTCAATCTGTCTGCTCTGCTGTAtaggtgcccaccaaaagcagcaGCATACAATCAAGGATCCCTCCTCGCTTTGCCAAAAAGCAGAACAGCATGTGCATGGATCAAACCGATGTTCCTGGGAAAGAGATCTGGGAAAGCGGCAGTCAAAGTTAGTAATGGTCCTTAACTCATATAATCTGTAGATCTGGAGCATGTCGTGGGGACTCTTGCTGACAGTACCCatgaattaaagggaacttgtgaaGTAGACTGCATAGTTTGCCATTGAGGTGAATGCAACAAATGCTGCAAAACCCATGCATCAAAATGTAATTCCTGATCTTAAGTGCCATGACAATAATTTGTTCTCCTTTCTAGACATCTCCGTCCAGTCGGGAAGTGATTCCTGGGGTAAGCCTGGCAGCAGTTTCAGTACAGAGTCTGCGCCCTCTGAGGTGAGATTTCTGGCTTCTGGACATGCATTCATCCCTGTAATTACTTGCTTTGGTCTCTATGATGTTCCAATAGATCCTGCCGACCCTTCACCATGTACTCAATAGAAGGGAAGTGAGGAGACGTATGTACTGAGAGACTGCTCCTCCTCATTGGCCTTGGGATTGCAGCACACAGGGATGGTCATTCACCCCCTCCCCTAGTCTCCTACAACAATCCTAGACTTACAGGACCCAGCAATCGTCCTGCAGACTTCATGTAGTCTATCTTGTGACGTTATTCGTAGGGATTCAAAGGCAGCCAGGGTGACAGCGGCATTGACctcagtgccgaatctcgagaatcgTCCGCCACTTCCTCACAGCGTAGCTCTCCATATGGGACAATGAAACCAGAGGAGCTGAATGGTGCCGTCATGGTTGAGACGAAATCAGAGTGTCCTAAAGAGCTGGGTCAAAAATCGTCAGAAAAGAAGGTGTGTTCCATCTTAGTACGATGAACTAGACTTCTAAATGTGCTGTGCCGGTAGAGAACTTTTTAGTGGGTCCATCAGTAGGATGCTGCACCGCCATTGTCCTGCCGCTACCGGTTTAGTGAACAAGAATCTGTCAGTTTTCGTAATTCTCCCATGTTCTGGATGTGGGTTCTCTTCTCCTCGGTCTACACTATTTGCTTACCTCGTGCCTTTTCTCTTGCAGGAGCCAGATTCCAGTTCTGGAATGAACAAGGAACACAAGCCAGGTCCCATTGGCAACGAGCGCTCTCTAAAGAACAGGAAAGGTTCAGAAGGAGCGGAGCGATTAGAGGGCAGCCTGCCGCCTGTAAATACTGTCGAGATCCACGTGGATTCTGTTCTTCCCGTGCCTCCTATTGAATTTGGAGTAAGCGCAAAAGTGAGGATTGTCTTGCTATCCTTTCCTAGCAAACTTGCCCCTCCTGCTGCTGCCGCCGCTTCCATCCTGAATGACTTCTAGttgtatttttctcttttatcaatttgtaaaaataaacattcatttttttatttgtgttttttttttttttttttttttcccctgcacaGGATGCAGATTACTCATTACCCCCTGGAACTTCTCCTGGACCTTCTGCTAGTTCTGTTGCCAAACTTCAGGATGCTCTAGTGAACAAGGTGAATATATCATTCATCTTGCCTTTACACTTGAGACATTGAGGTCAGGAACCCCCTGtcgtgataataatggggtctttaTGTTGGATCCATTGCTTTGCAATACTTGCTGCAGCCCCTGGGTGACGACTCCAGATCTCTCCATGTACAGGCGGAGGGGAGTGTAGACAGCGGAGCTGATGCTGAGTATTGTACTGCATTTATTACATCTGTAATGATAAATACTCCAGTGATGGGAATACTTTAAATCAGGggtcctcaactccagtcctcaattcccaccaacaggtcatgttttcaggatttcctttgcattgcacaggtgatgcaattattacctgggcaagactaaggaaatcctgaaaacatgacatgttggtgggccttgaggactggagttggggacccctgctttaaatgATATTGAACTTACTGTTTTCTTCTTATTGCAGGCTGGTCTATCACAGTCTATACCCATGCTGAGAAGAGACCATCACCTCCAGCAAGGGATGGGACTAAACCCCATGTCATACCCCACTGCCGACCTCACACTGAAGGTAAAGATAAAAGGCCCCTCCGTGTGACTAAATTCCCACCACCCCTGTCTGCGCACAACTCTCTGGTGGGAGCAGACCGATTCACCTGCAGGATCATAAAGCCTATAGATTTCATTCCATCTCTTTCTGATGGCTCCCTATAAGTGACTTTGGGGGTTCCCGTATTGGGATTAATTTATTTCCTCTGTAACCTGCAGATGGAGTCTGCCCGCAAGGCCTGGGAGAACTCGCCCAGTTTGCCGGAGCAGAGCTCCCCTGCCGGCCCCAGCTCAGGGATACAGCCGACCTCCAGTGTGGGAACTTCTACAGGTGTCAATTACAGCTCCTTTGGGGGGGTGTCGATGCCTCCCATGCCTGTTGCCTCTGTGGCCCCATCAGCTTCTTTGCCaggtatcctttttttttttttttttttctccttttgctTGAAGTGCTTATTTTCAGTCCATatctagagctgcattcataattctgcgcGCTATGAAGCAGATTGGCTGGTTCAGAATTTTACACTCTGCTGTAGGCTGATGGGTCATTACACAGTCTCAGGGGGGACCActtttgaatgcagctctgggtgtgagtgGAGATAGCGGGATGTTACCCTGCATCAGGCTTTATATTGTGCTGATGATGATATTCGGTTTCTGTGATGCTCCAATAGATCCTTCTGACCCTTCTCCTCGTACTCAGAAGGGACCTGAGGAGATTTGTTTACTGAGAGACTGTAATGggaattatattattttattttttgggggtattTTACGACTATCAGGTCAGGGaggtgaaaacaaaaaaatctccTAGCCTGGTGGCACATCCTCTGTAGTTGGCAtccactgatcggctgcagcgttCTCATTTTTTGTGTGGTATGCTAACGCTGGTGCACTTTTCACTTTCCCACTGGTTGTTGATCCCTGCAGACCAGTAGGGAATGTGGCACCGGACCAGGATGTGAATATTATATTCACTTCCCTGGATCCACCAAAAAGAGGCTGTCCAGTAATGGACAGCTCTTTTTGATCTTCTGATCACAGGATTATTGCTCTCAGGatttcttctcttctgtctttctgcatttttttttttttttttttttttttaggtaaccacatTCCCCCTCTCTACCTGGAAAGTCACATGTTTGCAGGGCAGCCGCGCCTCGTCCAGCAGACAATACCTCAGCAGCAAGGATACCAACAGGTCTGTACTGTCCATTGCTTCTTCCACTTGGAGATGCTCAGCCTCCATGATGTTTCAATAGATCCTGCTGATTCTTTACTGCGTACTCAAAAGAGAACTGAGGACATTTTGTGTCTGAGAGGCTGATGCATAATGCGCAATGATGGGATCCATAAACTTCCTGTAGTAAACTGGGCTGACATCCATCAGAGCTCAGGATGGGGTCCTTCATGGTATTGGATAACGTAGATGCAAGTCCTGCAGCTAGAGGGATTATTTAACACCTTGTGATCTATCCATCATGAGGCAGGTGGGGTGTGTGGCACTGTCCTGCCAGGAATCCTTATTGCTACAATGTCGGGGTGCATTTACTCCTTTGTGGTGTATACAGGATTTTGCATTTGCTTTTTCTGTGCTTTCTGACAGGCCGCAGCCGCCCAGCAGATTCCCATGTCTATCCACACATCACTGCAAGCGCAGGCTCAGTTGAGCATGAGAGGAGGACTTCCTGTGTCCCAGTCACAAGACATGTACAGCTCCATGCAGCCCTTTAGGTAATGCCTGCAGCCGGCCTGTGTATGGCCCGGTCCTGTCACCTCTGTCTAATATTCTGCATGTCCCACACTGTGCGTATCGTGTCTCCAGGTCCCAGGTGTACATGCACCCCAGCTTGTCCCAGCCCAGTGCCATGGTTCTGACCAGTGGCACCGGACTGAAGCCCCAGTACTCCCCGTTTCCCGGAATGCAGCCTCTGGAGATGGTGAAGACGCAGCCGGCGTCCCCTTATCAGCCTCTCGGCGGAAGTCAGCAACTTGTGTATGAGAGTCAGCTGAACCAGGCAGCTAGCATGGGGGCCTCGCAGATAATGGACTCCCCTCTCACACAGGTGAGCGCGGAGGAGTCTCCTCATTTCAGCTATGTTGGCACATGTCACACTAAACCCCTCTCTTGTAGCTAACTATGCCCATGGCTGGCTCTCAGCTGGGGATGCCTCGGTATAACTCCGGACCACAGCCAATGCTTCTACCGCAGTCCATTCAGATCCCACAGGGGCAGAACATGCCGGTGGGCGCTCCACGGAGGATGCAACCCTCAGTCCTGACCGCAAGTCGAGAAGTGAGTGAGCGCTTTTATGGTGCTTATAAATGAGGTGGGGAGGGAATCGTTATAAAAaccacacaaaatatatatatatgtatgtattctcATAAGTTCATGCTACAGTGATATTTCCTCATGAGTTGAGCATTTAAATGGAAGCCGCAATGGTGATTTCCTCATCATCAAGCCAACAACAGTGGTGGTATACACCCCAAGAAATGTCAATGTCTCAGTAACTTGTCGTGTGGCCTTGAGCATCCATTATATCTTGACAACGACGTCTCCTGCTCCTCACAAGTGCACGAGTTATTGTCTGAGGCATCCCAGTCTTCTTGAAAGTCGGCCCTCGGGTCATTGAGGTTGTGGGGTACAGAGTCATGAGCCTCTACATGGCGACTCAGCTgatcccataggttttctatggatTCAGATCTGGAGAAAGTGCAGGCTGCTGTATTTGAGGTCCTCC is a window encoding:
- the PRRC2B gene encoding protein PRRC2B isoform X1; the encoded protein is MSDRLGQISKGKDGKSKYSSLNLFDKYKGKSIEAVRSTVIPRHGLQSLGKVAAARRMPPPANLPSLKSENKGNDPNIIIVPKDGTGWANKQEHPDQKSSSVTVPQPQESLPQQGLPKSVSNLQKPITVNSPENINLVPGGPKSWAQLNGKPAGHEGGSRGSNRLLSFSPEEFPTLKAAGEQDKVGKEKSGLDPSYGPGPSLRPQSKPLALLPDVTSWREGGGRSITGVISPTVSPAEPGSKSTAPADGAPSTVQATSDPKELSLRPAQPTRKGASPFMGNSYHPPTYHDMLPAFMCSQHPQEPTGTLDRASFPILSSQSRLEPRVPFRQYQMNNQDGRKEIRPSGGGLRPVRSQRSQPERAPRATIINAEDLKELDDLDNDAEDGWAGLHDEVDYSEKLKFSEDEDEDEAPKDSRSKWNGWDCRRQRQVSFTSTDSTEMMKHPVEDGKVWTDQVVHPRPTRRGQEPVQAAPRKANSWATVAEHPMSTSAAVLRQASVEEKDEKASSRQKFVTSEISEAVERARKRREEEERRTREERLAACAAKLKQLDQKTKQATKSGSETPKRMENKENEDPRSPVSDRSSAQENVQSFRREFSQESPSEYLDEEPTVAPRGESSSEDDCRESMSPVQDFSKHQKLIPPRFQRQQQEQLYKMQQWQQQQQAYMASTHTNHTRPFYSHHPQMLGFDPRWMMMPSYMDPRMTQGRTAVDFYPSSIHPPGVMKHMIQQESVGGSCQPDDCQPSDCRPPSAEPMSAWSQDSYVHLQSKAYCLPPQKPVESAADAGYSRNEMSYCSSRERSDAVHAHQEALAERGEEYLTGSYEKSAGNFSSCISPRGQDCSYPHLESAADSAVSRAPMSCAQCRSSEFMNEKKPQFNGWGYVHHQKSSDTSSSAEEDKEEQNVGCEAWRKEDRGSQDSTGGADWRNESTTNSPQAHSEHLGRSRRTGPIKKPVLKALKVEEKELEKSKLESKEPVKTIKEKLLAKPESTAKLEPAPISSSSSSTTEEKPQLTVNDSEKNPQEKVEKAWGMKSSTRESNTASQTKRSNWIFIDEEQAFGGRTHGRGRGRGFRDFTFRGRGSTGPYNGQRVNRGRGLREFNPTEDFRNRVPRRRGVSETHSEGSEYEELPKRRRQRGSENESIVEREADDTRKGDFQDSWRSNRNYSDESNSIDSKSRAPRAFGRSLPPRLSNSYSRRPFISKESSHWSAKSGGSNWQEYSIPSDSYVMRHNADREHGNDYSYSDSFHHRRGFDETQGDDRRTFFQDEYSDRESLDKRSFVRRRPPRQDKPPRFRRLRQERESAGHWSSEEIGSIMNSHEHWQTRPRMPLTERSGPPARRSPDHCYHNSEHVNEDWETASESSDFSEKRPGEVDGDGNLSGNCFSEKRELSKRSFSSQRPLVDRRKAESSGYDEKPSRVGGSSRDYQQNPSSGKTSRCSEDSYTQDGSHHRYGLERSSQCDIAECKKSERDSRPAGLKVGEKSETMTAFELKYGDSVIEDDVDLGGEPYSDMTNKPRRALDKDRRKKDQMVQVPTKSSSIQSRIPPRFAKKQNSMCMDQTDVPGKEIWESGSQNISVQSGSDSWGKPGSSFSTESAPSEGFKGSQGDSGIDLSAESRESSATSSQRSSPYGTMKPEELNGAVMVETKSECPKELGQKSSEKKEPDSSSGMNKEHKPGPIGNERSLKNRKGSEGAERLEGSLPPVNTVEIHVDSVLPVPPIEFGVSAKDADYSLPPGTSPGPSASSVAKLQDALVNKAGLSQSIPMLRRDHHLQQGMGLNPMSYPTADLTLKMESARKAWENSPSLPEQSSPAGPSSGIQPTSSVGTSTGVNYSSFGGVSMPPMPVASVAPSASLPGNHIPPLYLESHMFAGQPRLVQQTIPQQQGYQQAAAAQQIPMSIHTSLQAQAQLSMRGGLPVSQSQDMYSSMQPFRSQVYMHPSLSQPSAMVLTSGTGLKPQYSPFPGMQPLEMVKTQPASPYQPLGGSQQLVYESQLNQAASMGASQIMDSPLTQLTMPMAGSQLGMPRYNSGPQPMLLPQSIQIPQGQNMPVGAPRRMQPSVLTASRESSQMEMKGFHFAEGKQSMQTAASVQAQHSYRPASASPSGKSPGAGPSANLGHYPQQQVKPRTEKCGLVSPNLPDQPTASQMKPARTGP